From the genome of Acidaminococcus sp.:
TTCTGCCGCATTCGTGAGACCGGACTGTTTTCCGGCCGGCAGGTCAACCTGGGTATCGTCCCCTGTGACAACGAGCTTGGAGCCGAAGCCAAACCGGGTCAGCGCCATCCGCATCTGTTCCGGCGTCGTATTCTGCGCTTCATCCAGAATAATGAACGCGTCGTTTAAGGTACGGCCGCGCATATAAGCAAGCGGAGCCACCTCGATGGTTCCCCGTGTCAGATACTTCTGGAAGGATTCCATGCCCAGCATTTCATACAGCGCATCGTACAGAGGACGCAGGTAAGGGTCGACTTTTTCCTGCAGGTCGCCGGGCAGGAAGCCCAGCTTTTCACCCGCTTCCACGGCCGGCCGCGTCAGGATGATGCGCTCCACTTCGCGGTTTTTCAAAGCTTTGACAGCCATGGCTACAGCCAGGTACGTTTTACCCGTACCGGCAGGGCCCACAGCGATAGTAATATGATTTGCCGCGATTGTCCGCAGGTAATTCAGCTGCCCCAGTGTTTTCGCCTTAACCTGCTTGCCGCGGTACGTTGTGAGTACCGTATCGGTGTACAGCCGGTGCAGTGCTTCTTCCTGTCCGCTTTGCATCAGCTGCAGGCTGTATTTTACATCGTGCGCTGTAATGGGAAGGCCCTGACGGTAAAGATAAAGAAGCTCGCCGACTTCTCTTTCTATCAGTTCCGCGTCTTTTTCCGTTCCCTTGATGATCAGCTCATTGCCGCGAGCAATAATCTGACAGGGCATTTCCTGCATAATTTTGAGAAATTCATCATTGTGACCAAGTACCGCGACCATTTCCCGCGAATCCTGGAAAGTCACACGTTTTTCAATCGTATCCGGCAAACCTACCCCTCCTGTAATTAATAATATTTCAGCTTTCCAAAAAAGTCCGTTTATAGGAAGCACGGAGCACTAGGCGGCTCCGTGACTTTTCCCTCAGCATGTAATTTAGATGACACCGCAAAAATACTGCTTTACTGCGTTATTTTCCGCGGACAATGGTGATTTTCTTGATTGTCACCGGTGTCAGCGGTTTATCCTGGCTGTCCGTTTTGACCTTGCCGATTTTCTGAACGACGTCAAGGCCCTTGACGACGCGGCCAAAAACAGCATGATGCCCATCCAGCCAGGGCGTTGCGGCAAGTGTAATGAAGAACTGACTGCCGCCCGTATTAGGACCGGCATTAGCCATCGAAAGAATACCAGGACCATCGTGTTTCAGGGACGGGGAAAATTCATCTTTAATCGTATAGCCCGGACCGCCCGTACCATTGCCGTTAGGGTCGCCGCCCTGAATCATGAATCCGTCAATGACGCGGTGAAAAATCAATCCATCGTAGAATCCGGACTCAGCCAATTTTACAAAGTTGGCGCAGGTATTGGGAGCCTGTTCGACGGCAAGGCGCACGTCAAAATTTCCCATGGAAGTTTCAAATTGAGCCGTTACCGGCCCTTTCAGCGCTTCTGCCTTGGCAGATGCCTGTTTATTACTGTTACCGCACGCAGTGACCATCACCGCACAGACGAGCAGCAAAACACTTGCTAACTTTTTCAGCATGCCTATTCCTCCTTATACGCTCACTATTATACATTTTCCCCGAAAAAAAGAAAATAGCACGAAGAAATGGCGGGCTGTAACTACCGAAACGCAGGAGAAAATTTTCAGATTGCCAGAATACCTAACTGATCCTGCATCGCAGATTTCTCTGTTTTTACATGTAGCCTGCTCCCTATTTCTTTTTATGCCTCTTGACATTATTTTTACTTTCGAGTAAGATATAAGAGCTGTCGGAACTATAGCTCAGATGGTTAGAGTACCACGTTGACATCGTGGGGGTCACTGGTTCGAGTCCAGTTAGTTCCACCATTTTAAAACTTACGGCTGCGGATTGCAGCCGTTTTTTATTTTGTTTTTCATACGGGAAAATCAATCTACAAAGCAGCTTGACACTCCCCGAGTCCCCTGCTATAATCCGAAGTACACAATTGAAAACTGCAGTACAGGACTGACGGATAAGTGGAAATGACCACGTGCCTTGTACTGTGAAGGAATGCCGGCCGTCTGGGCAGAGAGGAACTTGCCCGGAGGGTCTTTTCTATTCCCTGGGCAGCCCGATCTGCAGCTTTTTTGCTGCAGTCTGTCCAGGGCCTTTTTGTTTCCTCTCCTTTTCTGGGGGACCGCCTGGGTCCCGGAAAGGAAGATAAGGTATGAGAAATCGTTGGCTTATCGCTCTGGCTGCCGTAGGCATCCACATCTCCATCGGCAGTGTCTATGCATTCAGTGTGCTGGTAAAGCCTATCATGGAAGCACTGGGAGCCAGCATGGCGGACGTGACCTGGACATTTTCCCTGGCCATCCTGTTTCTGGGTACATCGGCCGGGCTTCTTGGCAGGACCGTTGAAAAAATGGGCCCCCGTAATTCCGGTACGCTCGCTGCCTGCCTCTTTGGAGCCGGCATGATTGGTACTTCCTACGCAGTCACGGTAAAGAGCCTGCCTCTGCTCTACCTCTTTTACGGAGTCATCGGCGGCATGGGCCTTGGCACAGGCTATATCACCCCGGTTTCTACCCTCGTCAAATATTTCCCGAAGCATCGCGGTTTTGCAACCGGCCTTGCCATTATGGGATTCGGTTTTGCCGCCCTTATTGCCGCACCTGTCATGCAGTATTTATATTCCCGGTACGGACTGGCGGCTACTTTCCGGGATCTTGGCATTGTCTATTTTGCAGTCATGCTCGCCTGCTCCCTGTATCTGAAACCTCCGACAGTACAAACTGCTGAGGGCACCCAGGCAGCACCTGCAGTTTCCGGATTTACGGCGGCCCAGGCCATGCGTACCTGGCAGTTTGCCTCTCTTTGGTGGGTCTTTTTCATCAATATCAC
Proteins encoded in this window:
- a CDS encoding PhoH family protein, whose amino-acid sequence is MPDTIEKRVTFQDSREMVAVLGHNDEFLKIMQEMPCQIIARGNELIIKGTEKDAELIEREVGELLYLYRQGLPITAHDVKYSLQLMQSGQEEALHRLYTDTVLTTYRGKQVKAKTLGQLNYLRTIAANHITIAVGPAGTGKTYLAVAMAVKALKNREVERIILTRPAVEAGEKLGFLPGDLQEKVDPYLRPLYDALYEMLGMESFQKYLTRGTIEVAPLAYMRGRTLNDAFIILDEAQNTTPEQMRMALTRFGFGSKLVVTGDDTQVDLPAGKQSGLTNAAEVLQNIPGIGIVYFTEKDVIRHEIVAAIIKAYQKYDDERTRERKDRKERKERKERRDERHDRNAGKQSRRS
- a CDS encoding peptidylprolyl isomerase; this encodes MLKKLASVLLLVCAVMVTACGNSNKQASAKAEALKGPVTAQFETSMGNFDVRLAVEQAPNTCANFVKLAESGFYDGLIFHRVIDGFMIQGGDPNGNGTGGPGYTIKDEFSPSLKHDGPGILSMANAGPNTGGSQFFITLAATPWLDGHHAVFGRVVKGLDVVQKIGKVKTDSQDKPLTPVTIKKITIVRGK
- a CDS encoding OFA family MFS transporter; translation: MRNRWLIALAAVGIHISIGSVYAFSVLVKPIMEALGASMADVTWTFSLAILFLGTSAGLLGRTVEKMGPRNSGTLAACLFGAGMIGTSYAVTVKSLPLLYLFYGVIGGMGLGTGYITPVSTLVKYFPKHRGFATGLAIMGFGFAALIAAPVMQYLYSRYGLAATFRDLGIVYFAVMLACSLYLKPPTVQTAEGTQAAPAVSGFTAAQAMRTWQFASLWWVFFINITCGIGLLAVLSPMAQQVIGMSAVEAASFVGIIGIMNGGGRILWSTISDRIGRPITYVLFFALEIAAFALLAGTTAEGMFKFLVLLIISCYGGGFSCMPAYLSDLFGTKQLSAIHGRVLTAWGIAGVVGPTLVSWFYKSTGTYSSVLIFFAGCFIPNLLIALYLRKKGHQLPQIAAD